In Bacteroidota bacterium, a single genomic region encodes these proteins:
- a CDS encoding beta galactosidase jelly roll domain-containing protein gives MKEVGIILVFLLGTLGVNNQQVVCQSGKRITKIFNERWTFNYFPEETADHGFEHPDYDDSAWPEVSIPHTWSTYETTGQLHPYIHDANEKSATYWWYGWGWYRKHFSLGKEYSGKKVFVEFEGVQKYCKVWINGQYLGEHKGGYGSFDFDLTPYIKAGNDNILAIAVSNRQNDQFRIPPMAAGNFDLYGGIYRDVTITIKDKMYIPMQGSASHEGGTFVTTPSVSEEQGIVRVQTWVKNDKDGGEEAKRVVTISYVVKKGEPILVTSLNCIPNLKNE, from the coding sequence ATGAAAGAAGTAGGAATAATACTTGTATTTCTTTTGGGAACTTTAGGGGTTAATAATCAACAGGTTGTATGTCAGTCCGGCAAAAGAATAACCAAAATATTTAATGAACGTTGGACCTTTAATTATTTTCCTGAAGAAACGGCTGATCATGGCTTTGAACATCCTGATTATGATGACTCAGCCTGGCCCGAGGTTTCAATTCCTCATACCTGGAGCACTTATGAGACGACTGGTCAATTGCATCCTTATATTCATGATGCCAATGAAAAAAGTGCAACTTATTGGTGGTATGGCTGGGGATGGTATCGTAAACATTTCAGTCTTGGCAAGGAATATTCCGGGAAAAAGGTATTTGTTGAGTTTGAAGGTGTTCAAAAGTATTGTAAAGTATGGATAAATGGACAATATTTAGGTGAACATAAAGGGGGCTACGGTTCTTTTGATTTTGACCTGACTCCATATATAAAGGCTGGAAATGACAATATTCTGGCGATTGCTGTTAGTAATCGCCAGAATGATCAGTTCAGGATACCTCCCATGGCAGCCGGAAATTTTGATTTGTATGGTGGAATTTATAGGGATGTGACTATTACTATCAAGGATAAAATGTACATTCCCATGCAGGGATCGGCCAGCCATGAAGGAGGAACGTTTGTAACCACACCTTCAGTGTCTGAAGAACAGGGTATCGTAAGAGTACAAACCTGGGTGAAAAATGATAAGGATGGGGGAGAAGAGGCTAAAAGGGTGGTTACAATTAGCTATGTTGTTAAGAAGGGAGAGCCCATTCTTGTAACATCCTTAAACTGCATTCCAAATTTAAAAAATGAGTAG
- a CDS encoding glycosyl hydrolase family 28 protein, with translation MGKMKNDCNQNKRLKVNHTLLYLLISWNVIFAQNNKENAVVGPYKPVRIDHRTETSPVDSNNSVLEYSIIPGAVKSHTYSLNVDGKDIFVEKFKDISYARFAFSGKANLTITARDNFGKYSISPLSYNIASQKTGNKVSFSLDNPVKLILQFEGIEEKLFIFADAPEVGAPKIGDSRVTSLMDFVTDNSGRTLQTRKIQKAIDEVSGKGGGVLFVPNGKYLTGTFVMKSNVTLYLESGAIIQGSGNLKDYNDMGANKSGMVTEGKGALIYFNKADNAHVTGQGVIAMAGTKIKTETGQKIRICNFIECNNSGISDVIIRDSGGFNIHILNSSNITMKGYKIINDLSLPNEDGTDPDGCNGVVVDNVFMYTSDDAIAVKADSRLCQNILVKNCVFWTKKSALKVGSDPYHGARNIVFQNNNVVHADRALALYSGCGGIENVKFIDNKSEFIGGDAKRQLIVFQVSNAKENNSEQNRRGIGFIKNVEVINYTAFQKSENKSIISGTVSSKGIIHKVSNVLFKNMVIEGKHCFNAEDADMVLSPKKLPTDPNARNSVPGEKTNCIMTIENIRFQ, from the coding sequence ATGGGAAAAATGAAAAATGACTGTAACCAAAATAAAAGACTGAAGGTCAACCATACTCTATTGTATCTGTTAATTTCCTGGAATGTAATATTTGCTCAAAATAACAAGGAAAATGCCGTGGTTGGGCCTTATAAACCTGTGAGGATCGATCACAGAACAGAAACTAGTCCTGTTGATTCAAATAATTCTGTGTTAGAATACTCCATAATTCCCGGGGCCGTAAAAAGCCATACTTATTCACTGAATGTCGATGGGAAAGATATTTTTGTAGAAAAATTTAAAGATATCAGTTATGCCCGTTTTGCTTTTTCCGGTAAGGCAAATCTGACAATCACTGCCAGGGACAATTTCGGCAAATACTCCATCAGCCCTTTAAGTTACAATATCGCTTCTCAAAAAACAGGAAATAAGGTTTCATTTTCATTAGACAATCCGGTGAAACTTATTCTCCAATTTGAAGGAATTGAAGAAAAGCTATTCATTTTTGCTGATGCTCCGGAAGTGGGCGCACCTAAAATTGGTGACAGTAGGGTAACCAGTTTAATGGATTTTGTTACGGATAATTCTGGACGTACACTTCAAACCCGCAAAATACAAAAGGCCATTGATGAAGTTTCAGGAAAAGGTGGAGGTGTTCTTTTTGTTCCTAATGGAAAATACCTGACCGGTACTTTCGTAATGAAATCTAATGTGACGCTTTATTTAGAAAGCGGTGCTATTATTCAGGGTTCTGGCAATTTAAAGGACTATAATGATATGGGTGCAAATAAATCGGGCATGGTTACTGAAGGCAAAGGGGCGCTTATTTATTTCAACAAGGCTGACAATGCACATGTTACCGGCCAGGGGGTGATTGCAATGGCAGGTACCAAAATAAAGACTGAAACAGGCCAAAAAATCCGTATCTGCAATTTCATTGAATGTAACAATTCTGGTATTTCTGATGTGATCATCCGTGATTCCGGAGGGTTCAACATTCACATTTTGAATTCTTCAAACATAACCATGAAAGGTTATAAAATCATCAACGACCTTTCTTTGCCCAACGAAGATGGGACTGATCCGGACGGTTGTAATGGGGTTGTTGTCGATAATGTTTTCATGTATACCTCCGACGATGCCATTGCAGTGAAGGCAGATAGCCGGCTTTGCCAAAATATCCTGGTCAAAAACTGTGTTTTTTGGACTAAAAAATCAGCCCTAAAAGTCGGTTCTGATCCTTATCACGGAGCTCGAAATATCGTATTTCAAAATAATAATGTGGTTCACGCTGACCGAGCATTGGCCTTATATTCGGGTTGCGGAGGTATTGAAAATGTAAAATTTATTGATAATAAATCCGAATTTATTGGTGGCGATGCCAAACGTCAATTAATTGTTTTTCAGGTTTCTAATGCAAAAGAAAATAATTCAGAGCAGAACAGAAGGGGAATTGGCTTCATAAAGAATGTTGAAGTAATTAATTATACTGCATTTCAAAAAAGCGAGAATAAAAGTATTATTTCCGGGACTGTTTCAAGTAAAGGGATAATACATAAAGTTTCAAATGTATTGTTTAAAAATATGGTCATTGAAGGTAAACATTGTTTCAATGCAGAAGATGCTGATATGGTTCTGTCTCCTAAGAAACTGCCTACTGATCCTAATGCAAGAAACTCCGTTCCGGGTGAAAAAACTAATTGTATAATGACTATAGAAAATATTAGATTTCAATAA